A region of the Desulfobacter postgatei 2ac9 genome:
TTGTATTTAGTTGTATTTTATAGAATTTATGTAATAAAAAATGTGAGTTTAATATGCTGATTTTTGTGGTATTTTTTACATATAAAATATTTATACTCCTCGGTCCCGCCAAGCTTTCAAGCTGCTGAAAGCAGCACTGTTTGGTGTTTGTCCCGGCCAATACACAAGGCGTCAGACCAAGGGTAGAGGCCGGGTTAATCCACGGCACTATAGCTTTGCTTTAACGCTTTTAATTTTGTCTTCTATGCCCTGCTTTCGGTCAGTCCTGGTACCAAGTTTAATGGTTGTTGTTATTCTGGGTACACCCATATCATGTATTTTTTCGTGGCAGTCTTTAACTGCTTTAAACACCGTATCCCAATCTCCTTCAATGTTGGTGCCGTAAGCGTGCAGATTTGATTTAAGTCCTGCGCCGGTGATGATTTCATGGCATGCGGCTACATATTTAGATACGGACAGGCCTACACCCAGGGGAACAACACAAAGATCAATTATAACATTCATTTTCATAATCCTTCTTTTTTGTTAAATTAAGTTAATATAGGGTAAAAAGACTCTCTTTATCAAGATGTTGGTTGACAAAAAGCAAGTTCCTATCCTATGAAGGAAAGAGATCTATAAGGCTCGTTGTATTTTTGTTTGTTTTCCCCTGACCTGGGCCAAATGAGGCGCCCCAAATGAGGCTCAGATCCCGATAATAATAAGAGCGGCTTATGTCTGATTTCACCAACCATATTTATCAAAAAATTGTCGGGATATGGTTAATGGCGCTCTTCTTTTTTTGCTCTTTTTGTCAGGCAAATGATTTGGATTTACAAAAGGCCCGGTCGTATACCGGAAAAGAAGACATTAAAGGCTGGGTAATGAGCGAAAAACTGGATGGAATACGCGGATACTGGGACGGCAGGCGCCTGTTGACCCGAAAAGGGCTGACCCTTCATCCGCCGCCATGGTTTATCAAAAATTTTCCTGCGTTTGAATTGGATGGCGAGTTGTGGAGCAAACAAGGGGATTTTGAGTTTGTTCAGTCTGTGGTGCTTGATGCCGAGCCGAGCTCGGGGTGGGAAAAAATCAATTACCATATTTTTGAGGTGCCTAACCAGAAGGGGGCTTTTTTTCAGCGGCTTGACATGGCAAAAGAGTGGTTCAACTTTCATCCTAACCCCTATGTCAGGGTGCTTGAGCAGACTTTGATCGAAAATAGACCGGATCTCGACCGGTTTTTTCTTGAAGTGGAATCAAGAGGCGGTGAAGGCGTTATCGTAAAAAATCCCAATATGCCCTACCATACAGGCAGAAGCGCATATGTTCTCAAGGTAAAAAAAGACCGGGACATGGAAGGTCTTATTATCGGTATTAACAAGGGAAAAGGCAAATATGAAAACGCCATGGGATCGCTGACGTTGAAACTGGAAAACGGCGTTATTTTTAAATTAGGGACCGGGTTCACGGATCTGATTCGCAATAACCCGCCTGCCGTTGGGACAACCGTCACGTTTAAATATCATGGATTCAGTAAAAACGCAGTTCCGAAATTCGCCTCTTTTTTAAGAGTCAGGAAAGACTGATTTCCAATAGCGACGATGTCCTGATGGACAACAACAAAAAAAAGTGGACCATTTTTTATGGAGGCCTTTATGGAGCTGGAAAATGAAAGAAAAACCGTTGTGCGTTTTGGTCTTAAAATGGTGGCATCAGGATTGACCACCGGTACCGGTGGAAATTTGAGCGTTGTTGACCGAAATACGGGAACCGTGGCCATCAGTCCCAGCGGCATTGAGTACGGGGTATTACAGCCCCGGGACGTTGTCCTCACCGATATGCAGGGACGTGTTATTGATGGCGAGGCCAAGCCTTCAAGCGAGCTATGTTTTCACCTTTCCCTCTATCACCGGCGCAAGGATGTCCAGGCCGTTGTCCACACCCACTCCCCCTATGCGGTTACCATGGCCTGTCTGGGATGGGAAATCCCGGCAGTTCATTATCTTGTGGGATTTGCAGGAAAAAAAGTACCTCTGGCGCCCTATGCCACTTTTGGTACACCGGAACTGGCTGAAATAGTGGCCGAATATATTGGAAATTATAACGCCATGCTGCTTGCCAATCACGGACTTGTAGCAGTTGGCAGCAGTATGGACACGGCTTTTGCCGCTGCCGAAGAGATTGAATTTGTCGCCCGGATTTATTATCAGACCAAGAGCATCGGACATCCCGTTATCCTGCCGGATGAAGAGATGGAGATCGTGCTTGAAAAGTTCAAGACCTACGGGCAGAAAAAAATGGGTGATAGTTGTTGCCGCTGACGATCGGTTTAAAAAAGCTTCGGGGCATTGCCGGGACAATCTCTTTTTCTGACAGGGCGTTGCCTTTGGCCTCTTTGAGGGCCCTGGGTGGTCGGCAGATACAGAACATCACACAGCGCTCTGAAAATATTTTATGAATTTTTACCAGCGAACATGCATAGGATTGTCTCCTCCAGTTTATCAATACATATCATCGGTTTGCCAAAAACCTGATCTGCAACATTGGAGAGTTGAATCATATCCTCCGATTTTTCATATTCAGGAGAGCCTGTACAGATGATAAAAACCATATCAGGATATGTTTTTGATGCGTTCTTGATAAACGTCTCGCCATTCATGCCGGTCATACGGATATCTACGATAGCCGCCGAACAGACCTGGGTCTTGAGCATTTCAAGAGCGGCCTCACAACTTTCCGCATCAAAAACCAGCCAATCCCGGTCTTCAAAATAATCAATAAAACTCTGTCGGATATAGATTTCATCGTCAACGATTAATATGCTTTTTTTAATTTGTTCCATATTTTTCCCCAAGCTTGCTTAATTCTTCACGAATGGCCAATGTTAAGGTTTGTATTGGGACCGGTTTGTGGAGATATCGGCGAATACCCATTTTAGCGGCGTCCTTTTCAGTAAATGAGTCATGAAATCCTGTGCAAAGTATTATCGGCATATCTTTTTTAAGCGATAAAATTTTTTCCGACAATAACCTGCCGTCCATATTGGGCATGCTCATATCGGTAATTACCAGGTCAAAGGCATTCGGTTCTTTGGCAAAAGCCTTATAGGCGGATATGCTGTCAGTAAAACCGGATACGGTATATCCCATACTGGAAAGTATTTGCTGGGTGGAATCCAGAAGATCTTGTTCATCATCAACAAGCAGAATACGTTCCGTCCCCTCCAATGCCTTTATATTGTATTCGGGTTTTGTGCATTGACCCAGGGGTGAGTTGACTACTGGAAAAAAAACGTCAACAACCGTTCCCTTACCGATTCGGCTGTGAACTTTTATCATTCCCTTATGTTTTTTAACGATGCTGCTGACTACGGCCAAACCCAGTCCTGTGCCATGGGAGACTTCCTTGGTTGTGAAATAGGGCTCAAAAATCCGGTCTATGATTTTTTCGTCAATACCGCATCCGGTGTCCTTTATTTGTAAAGTGATATATTCACCGAGAGGAGATCCCTCTTCCAGGTCTTCTCCGGAGAGTTCAGCATTCCTTAAAGATATGGATAACGTTCCGCCGGCGCCCTTCATGGCATGATATGCATTGGTGCACAGATTTATAATCACCTGATGAATCTGGGTCGCATCAGCCACAACAATATCTTTGGTGTCAATTTTTTCAATAATATGGATGGTGGAAGGAATGGACGACCGAAGGAATTTAACAGCCTCTTTAACAATTAAATAAAGTTTCAATGGTCTCATTTCAGACTCAGTCTGCCGGCTGAAGGTCAGAATCTGGGAGATAATTTTACCGGCACGCCATGCACCTCCCATCACCTGGTCGATATATTTTCGGGCCTTTTCATTTGTACCAAGGGCCATTTTGGCCAGTTCCGCATAACCAATAATGCCCGAAAGAATATTATTAAAATCATGGGCAATCCCGCCGGCAAGCGTGCCGATTGCTTCCATTTTCTGGGCTTGTTGAAGCTGAATTTCTTTTTTTTTAGACTCCTCAAAAGCCTTAATGGCCCGTATGGTCTCGCAACAATACGATGAAAGGATGGCGCCAATCTCTTTATCCTGGTCAACAAAGGGGGGTGTTTGTTTATTATATAGCGTGATAATACCAATGGGATTGCCAAAATCTTCCCTTATCGGGAAGGCAAGAAATGAACCATTTGAGTATCCGGGCCATCCGCTATGAAGATATGTGTTTTCTTTTTCAATGTTCTGGACAAGAAGCGCCTGTCCCTGCTCCAAAACCGTTTTGAATACAGAGTCCTCAGGTAAAGGGAAGGGTATAAATTCCGGCGTATGTTCGAAAATAAGTGAATGCACCAGTCTCAGCCCATTTTCTTCAAGCAAATACAAACTGCCGCCGGTCGCCGTCATATGGCCTGCAAATTCTTCAAGCACCTTCTTGCCGAAATGTTCCATCTCAACGCAAGCATGCAACCGTTGTGTGGTTTCGACAATCTTATGCAACCTCTCATTGATGTTGGATAAATGTGTGTTGGCATTTTCAAGCTCACGGGTTCTTTCCTTTACCATTCTTTCCAGATGTTCCTGGTAGGCTCTGTTTTCTCGAATCAATCTGGCCTTTTCCAGGGCCAGATTGATCGAATGATCCAATGCGGTAAAATTGTGTATGGGCTTTTCAAGATAATCCCAGGCCCCATATTGCAATGCCTTGACCACATCCCCGATACGATTTGCGCCTGATATAACGATCATGGGGAGATCCGGCATTATTTTTTTCCCTTGCCGCAAAACGTCAATCCCATCCATCTCCGGCATCCTTAAATCCAGCAGCACCAGATCGGGCTTTTCAGAGGAAATAAACCCCAGGCCCTTTTGTCCGTTTTCGGCTGTTATAACATCATAATCATTATCTTCCAGATAATCGGAAAGGCTTTGTCGGATATGCTTTTCATCATCAATTACAAGTACTTTCAACTGCCGTCCCCCCTTCTATCGCTCGATCTGTTCCAACGGTAACCGTATAATAAACGTTGATCCTTTCCCTAACAGGGAAACCACATCCATAG
Encoded here:
- a CDS encoding MTH1187 family thiamine-binding protein, with amino-acid sequence MNVIIDLCVVPLGVGLSVSKYVAACHEIITGAGLKSNLHAYGTNIEGDWDTVFKAVKDCHEKIHDMGVPRITTTIKLGTRTDRKQGIEDKIKSVKAKL
- a CDS encoding DNA ligase → MSDFTNHIYQKIVGIWLMALFFFCSFCQANDLDLQKARSYTGKEDIKGWVMSEKLDGIRGYWDGRRLLTRKGLTLHPPPWFIKNFPAFELDGELWSKQGDFEFVQSVVLDAEPSSGWEKINYHIFEVPNQKGAFFQRLDMAKEWFNFHPNPYVRVLEQTLIENRPDLDRFFLEVESRGGEGVIVKNPNMPYHTGRSAYVLKVKKDRDMEGLIIGINKGKGKYENAMGSLTLKLENGVIFKLGTGFTDLIRNNPPAVGTTVTFKYHGFSKNAVPKFASFLRVRKD
- a CDS encoding L-fuculose-phosphate aldolase; the protein is MELENERKTVVRFGLKMVASGLTTGTGGNLSVVDRNTGTVAISPSGIEYGVLQPRDVVLTDMQGRVIDGEAKPSSELCFHLSLYHRRKDVQAVVHTHSPYAVTMACLGWEIPAVHYLVGFAGKKVPLAPYATFGTPELAEIVAEYIGNYNAMLLANHGLVAVGSSMDTAFAAAEEIEFVARIYYQTKSIGHPVILPDEEMEIVLEKFKTYGQKKMGDSCCR
- a CDS encoding response regulator, with amino-acid sequence MEQIKKSILIVDDEIYIRQSFIDYFEDRDWLVFDAESCEAALEMLKTQVCSAAIVDIRMTGMNGETFIKNASKTYPDMVFIICTGSPEYEKSEDMIQLSNVADQVFGKPMICIDKLEETILCMFAGKNS
- a CDS encoding response regulator, with product MKVLVIDDEKHIRQSLSDYLEDNDYDVITAENGQKGLGFISSEKPDLVLLDLRMPEMDGIDVLRQGKKIMPDLPMIVISGANRIGDVVKALQYGAWDYLEKPIHNFTALDHSINLALEKARLIRENRAYQEHLERMVKERTRELENANTHLSNINERLHKIVETTQRLHACVEMEHFGKKVLEEFAGHMTATGGSLYLLEENGLRLVHSLIFEHTPEFIPFPLPEDSVFKTVLEQGQALLVQNIEKENTYLHSGWPGYSNGSFLAFPIREDFGNPIGIITLYNKQTPPFVDQDKEIGAILSSYCCETIRAIKAFEESKKKEIQLQQAQKMEAIGTLAGGIAHDFNNILSGIIGYAELAKMALGTNEKARKYIDQVMGGAWRAGKIISQILTFSRQTESEMRPLKLYLIVKEAVKFLRSSIPSTIHIIEKIDTKDIVVADATQIHQVIINLCTNAYHAMKGAGGTLSISLRNAELSGEDLEEGSPLGEYITLQIKDTGCGIDEKIIDRIFEPYFTTKEVSHGTGLGLAVVSSIVKKHKGMIKVHSRIGKGTVVDVFFPVVNSPLGQCTKPEYNIKALEGTERILLVDDEQDLLDSTQQILSSMGYTVSGFTDSISAYKAFAKEPNAFDLVITDMSMPNMDGRLLSEKILSLKKDMPIILCTGFHDSFTEKDAAKMGIRRYLHKPVPIQTLTLAIREELSKLGEKYGTN